Within Marinomonas mediterranea MMB-1, the genomic segment TGGTAGCCATTTTTTAGGGCTGACAAGAGTTCCCTCGGTCCCACTGCACCAAGCGCAAGATAGGGCGATAAAAGGCTGGTTCCGGCAGTCGAAGGAATCTCTCGTACTGCCTCATAGTCGGCTTCTTTTAAACTGCAGAAGCTATCTAAGGTTTCTTTAATGTGCGCATAGTTCGCTGGCCATATATCGTCTCTGTAACGTTCATTCGCAAAATATTCATTGCTGATATTGATCGCAGTTGAATGATTAACATCGCCGTATGTTCCTTTGGCCTTACTTGGCATCTCTGGATAGGAATAGAAAGCGTTCGATTTAAGTATTTCAATCCAGCGACGGTAATAGGGCGTGAATACCTTAAATGGCGTGCCTTGATTGTTCAGTAAAGGCTGACTAACAATGAGATCAGGCGCTAAATGATGGACTGTTACCCCATGTTCCGAAAGTAATCGCTCTACTTGACTATCACGTTGTTGCTCATCAAATGGCAGCTCTGATTGCCACCAAATAGATTCGCATTTTAACGACTGGCATAAGTCCAGTAGAGCAGGGGCGCACTCTGAAAAGGTATTTAAGTGCAGTGTATGAAGCATGATTCCTTTTTGCTCGCATTCCTTACCCAAGGCGTCAATAAGTGCCACACGCAAAGATTGCTTGGCAGCGGACTCTGAATGCGCACACCATTGTTCTGGTGTCATGCATATCACAATGTGGACATCTGGTGTCGTAGTGGTAGACGCTGCGGTAGAGTCTGCTTTTTCCGACGCGGTCGTTATCGATTGAGCGCCACCCATGTCGGATGCCCCGTATAATGCCGGGTGATCAGTTAATCTAAGGTCGTTTCTGAGCCAAACAAGTTGAGTTGCCATAGTCGCATTTCCTTAAACGCTGTTTCGGATTCCGAGGGCTTTAGGGTAAGGTTCGAAATAACGTTGATGTTTCACATAGTCGCTACCGTACTGCTTTAAGTAGTGATGCAAAATAGTCATG encodes:
- a CDS encoding cryptochrome/photolyase family protein is translated as MATQLVWLRNDLRLTDHPALYGASDMGGAQSITTASEKADSTAASTTTTPDVHIVICMTPEQWCAHSESAAKQSLRVALIDALGKECEQKGIMLHTLHLNTFSECAPALLDLCQSLKCESIWWQSELPFDEQQRDSQVERLLSEHGVTVHHLAPDLIVSQPLLNNQGTPFKVFTPYYRRWIEILKSNAFYSYPEMPSKAKGTYGDVNHSTAINISNEYFANERYRDDIWPANYAHIKETLDSFCSLKEADYEAVREIPSTAGTSLLSPYLALGAVGPRELLSALKNGYQIREEGYWADSIWLKELAWRDFYKQLMWHFPRLSMRQAFKPETEQIIWSKNDTHFQAWCDGQTGFPIVDAAMRQLNQTGWMHNRLRMITASFLTKLLFIDWRKGEDYFMSKLIDGEFAANNGGWQWSASTGCDAVPYFRVFNPTRQSETYDTNGHFIRRFVPELSALSDKEIHSPSVSHRQQCRYPEPIIDYKSARKHAIDAFAEYTHK